The DNA sequence CTGGGCGCCGTGCTCGGCACCGCCATCCTCGGCACGCTGATAACTGTCTCCTACCGCGTCGCCCTGGTCGTGCCGGCTGAGTTCACCGCGGCTCAGTCGCGGGAGGCGCGCGAGACGCTCGGGGGCGCCACGACCGTGGCCGCCTCGCTGCCGCCCCGCCTCGCGGAGGAGCTCCTCGCGTCCGCCCGGTCCGCGTTCGACAGCGGGGTGGCGCTCACGGCCGGCATCGGCGTTCTCCTCGTGCTCTCGGCGGGCGTCCTGGCCCTGGTCGCCCTCCGCCGGGTGCGGGCCTGAAGCCGGGCACGGCGGCGATAGGGTAGCGGTACCGATTCCGCCCATCGACCCGTGCAGGAGTGCCATGTCCCGATCCGTCAAGCTCGCCGTCATCCCGGGTGACGGCATCGGACCGGAGGTCATCGCGGAGGCGACGAAGGTCCTCGACGCGGTGTCGCCGGCCAGCGGGATCTCGTTCGAGAAGACGCACTTCTCGCTCGGCGCGGACCGGTATCTGGCGACGGGCGACGTCCTCACCGACGCCGACCTCGACGCGATCCGGGCGCACGATGCGATCCTGCTCGGCGCCGTGGGCGGCAAGCCCGGAGACCCGCGACTGGCCGGGGCGAACATCGAGCGCGGGCTCCTCCTGAAGCTGCGGTTCTCGCTCGACCACTACGTCAACCTCCGGCCGACGACGCTGTTCCCCGGCATCGCCAGCCCGCTCGCCGACCCGGGCACCGTCGACTTCGTCGTGGTCCGCGAGGGCACCGAGGGGCCGTACGTCGGCAACGGAGGCGCCATCCGGCAGGGCACCGCGCACGAGATCGCCAACGAGGTGTCCGTCAACACGGCGTACGGCGTCGAGCGCGTGGTTCGGTACGCCTTCGATCAGGCCGAGCAGCGGAGGCGCAGGCTCACGCTGGTGCACAAGACGAACGTGCTGACGTTCGCCGGCGGGCTCTGGAAGCGCATCGTCGATGCCGTGGCCGCGGAGCACCCCGACGTGGCGGTCGACTACCTCCACGTCGACGCGGCGACGATCTTCCTGGTGACCGATCCTGCTAGATTCGACGTGATCGTCACGGACAACCTCTTCGGCGACATCCTCACCGACCTCGCGGCCGCGATCAGCGGCGGCATCGGACTGGCAGCCTCGGGCAACATCAACCCCGCGGGCGAGTTCCCGAGCATGTTCGAGCCCGTCCACGGATCGGCCCCGGACATCGCCGGACAGCAGAAGGCCGACCCCACCGCGGCGATCCTCTCGGTCGCCCTGCTCCTGCGCCACCTCGGCGCACCCGAGCAGGCCGAGCGCGTCGAGCTCGCGGTCACGGCCGACCTGGCCGCCCGTGACGGCGGCACCCGGACCACCTCCGAGATCGGCGACGCGATCGCCGCCCGGGTGGCGCAGAATTAGATGACACCCTCGCTCCGGCGAGTGCAGCGCAAAGGACCCTCATGACCTCCACCAGCATCTCCCTCACCGGCGGACCCACCGAGACCAGCGGCCTCCTGTGGAACGTGACCCGCAACGAGAAC is a window from the Leifsonia sp. AG29 genome containing:
- a CDS encoding 3-isopropylmalate dehydrogenase, which translates into the protein MSRSVKLAVIPGDGIGPEVIAEATKVLDAVSPASGISFEKTHFSLGADRYLATGDVLTDADLDAIRAHDAILLGAVGGKPGDPRLAGANIERGLLLKLRFSLDHYVNLRPTTLFPGIASPLADPGTVDFVVVREGTEGPYVGNGGAIRQGTAHEIANEVSVNTAYGVERVVRYAFDQAEQRRRRLTLVHKTNVLTFAGGLWKRIVDAVAAEHPDVAVDYLHVDAATIFLVTDPARFDVIVTDNLFGDILTDLAAAISGGIGLAASGNINPAGEFPSMFEPVHGSAPDIAGQQKADPTAAILSVALLLRHLGAPEQAERVELAVTADLAARDGGTRTTSEIGDAIAARVAQN